Part of the Thermoanaerobaculia bacterium genome is shown below.
CGTCCGGGCGCGCCGATCGCCAGGTCTCCCGTGCCGTCGCCGTCGAAATCGCCGATGGCGAGGGCGGCTCCGAAGTCGTCTCCGGCGCGGGCTGGAAACGTCGACAGGCCGGGGGCCGGAACGATCGTCTGGCGCCGGATCGCCGACAGACCCTGAGGACCGCCCAACACCACGTGCGCGGCGCCTGAGTCGATGTTGTCGACGCGCCGAAACGGCTCGCCTATCGCGAGGTCGTCCGAGAGGTCGGCACCGAGTCGGCCGGTCGCCAGAACCTCGCCGAAGTGCGCGCTTCGCAGCGGCGTGAGCCCCATCGAAGCGGTGGTGAGGTTCATCGTATGGGCGACGCGAAGGCCGAATCCTTCGTCGCCGAGCACGATCATCACTTTGCCGGCGAAACGCGTGTCGTCGCCCAGATTCTCGCCGGGAATCCCGATCACCAGGTCGTCCGCGCAGTCTTCGGCCGCCATACAAGCCGAGGTGCGGTCGAAATCGCCAACCGCAAGCGCCCATCCGAAGTGATCGTCCTCCTCCTCGACGCCGTTGGCGAGATCCCCTTCGTCCAGGAAGAGAAACCCGTCGGATACGAGACCGATCGAGCTTCCGTGCACCACGAGCACCTTGCCCGAGTTGAACTTCTGCACCGGGGCCAGCGGATCGTGTCCGGGCATACCGATCGCGAGATCGTCTCGCCCATCGCCGTCGAAATCGCCGGCGGCGAGGGAGAAGCCGAACAGGTCCGAAAGGCCGGACCCGCCGGGCAGACCGCCCTCGCCCAGCAGCAGGAACTGGCTGCCCTCGGCCTCCAGCCCATCGGCGGAGCCATAGACGACGTGCACGGCCCCGGCATCGCTGACACTGTCGACGGCCTCTCCCGGAACGCCGATCGCGAGATCGTCGAAACTGTCGCCGTCGAAATCGCCCACCGCGAGCGCAGCGCCGAATTCGTCACCGG
Proteins encoded:
- a CDS encoding VCBS repeat-containing protein; its protein translation is MDTTRFRAFRILMFVVALFGPPAMGGAQLFEVDETLLAGPGAPQAAARQGAALVSADIDGDGRADLLVGAPLRDQTVFAEAGVDAGGVVTFGFTPDRAVTIGPEFQTHGRGHRRGSAIALGDFDGDGAPDVASGAPGAGVGNVEATGLVMIEMSYAGAVERFFLHQDTEGMGGQREAGDEFGAALAVGDFDGDSFDDLAIGVPGEAVDSVSDAGAVHVVYGSADGLEAEGSQFLLLGEGGLPGGSGLSDLFGFSLAAGDFDGDGRDDLAIGMPGHDPLAPVQKFNSGKVLVVHGSSIGLVSDGFLFLDEGDLANGVEEEDDHFGWALAVGDFDRTSACMAAEDCADDLVIGIPGENLGDDTRFAGKVMIVLGDEGFGLRVAHTMNLTTASMGLTPLRSAHFGEVLATGRLGADLSDDLAIGEPFRRVDNIDSGAAHVVLGGPQGLSAIRRQTIVPAPGLSTFPARAGDDFGAALAIGDFDGDGTGDLAIGAPGRDLGAGGTLEEAGAVQVLFGALFASGFEGGTTTPWITVLQ